A genomic region of Oncorhynchus mykiss isolate Arlee chromosome 4, USDA_OmykA_1.1, whole genome shotgun sequence contains the following coding sequences:
- the cx43 gene encoding gap junction alpha-1 protein (The RefSeq protein has 1 substitution compared to this genomic sequence), whose product MGDWSALGRLLDKVQAYSTAGGKVWLSVLFIFRILVLGTAVESAWGDEQSAFKCNTQQPGCENVCYDKSFPISHVRFWVLQIIFVSTPTLLYLAHVFYLLRIEQKINRKEEGLKTIQNDGGDVDVPLKKIELKKLKHGLEEHGKVKMKGALLRTYIVSIFFKSIFEVGFLVIQWYIYGFSLAAVYTCERSPCPHRVNCFLSRPTEKTVFIIFMLVVSLVSLVLNVIELFYVTFKRIKDRVKGKQPPVHYPGTGTLSPTPKDLSTTKYAYYNGCSSPTAPLSPMSPPGYKLATGERTNSVRNYNKQANEQNWANYSTEQNRLGHNGSTISNSHAQAFDFPDDTQESKKLTPGHELQPLALMDPRPCSRASSRMSSRPRPDDLDV is encoded by the coding sequence ATGGGTGACTGGAGTGCTTTGGGGAGGCTACTGGACAAGGTTCAGGCTTACTCCACGGCTGGAGGGAAGGTGTggctctctgtcctcttcatcttcagGATCCTGGTGCTGGGAACCGCTGTGGAGTCTGCCTGGGGGGACGAGCAGTCCGCCTTCAAGTGCAACACCCAGCAACCTGGTTGTGAGAATGTGTGTTACGACAAATCCTTTCCTATATCACATGTACGGTTCTGGGTGCTACAGATTATCTTTGTCTCGACGCCGACTCTTCTCTACCTTGCCCATGTGTTCTACCTGTTGCGAATAGAGCAGAAGATTAACCGCAAAGAGGAAGGGCTAAAAACCATCCAGAACGACGGAGGCGATGTGGACGTACCTCTGAAGAAGATTGAGTTAAAAAAGCTCAAGCATGGGCTGGAGGAGCATGGGAAGGTTAAGATGAAGGGAGCCCTCTTGAGAACCTACATCGTCAGCATTTTCTTTAAGTCCATCTTTGAGGTGGGCTTCCTGGTCATACAGTGGTACATTTACGGCTTCAGCTTGGCCGCTGTCTACACCTGTGAGAGGTCCCCCTGCCCCCACAGAGTAGACTGTTTCCTCTCCAGACCCACTGAGAAAACCGTCTTCATCATCTTCATGCTGgtggtctctctggtctccctgGTTCTGAATGTCATTGAGCTCTTCTACGTGACGTTCAAGAGGATCAAAGACCGCGTGAAGGGGAAACAACCGCCCGTCCACTACCCTGGCACTGGGACATTAAGCCCCACTCCCAAGGATCTGTCCACCACTAAGTATGCCTACTATAATGGCTGTTCCTCTCCCACTGCCCCCTTGTCACCCATGTCACCCCCGGGGTACAAGCTGGCCACTGGGGAGAGAACCAACTCTGTTCGCAACTACAACAAGCAAGCCAACGAGCAAAACTGGGCCAACTACAGCACGGAGCAGAACCGCCTGGGCCATAATGGCAGCACCATCTCCAACTCCCATGCACAGGCCTTTGACTTCCCTGACGACACCCAGGAGAGTAAGAAACTGACCCCAGGGCACGAGCTGCAGCCATTGGCCCTGATGGACCCCAGGCCCTGCAGTCGAGCCAGCAGTCGCATGAGCAGTCGGCCAAGGCCAGACGATCTAGATGTCTAG